The genomic DNA tgtgcatttttcaaaaaatacaaCCAAACATCAATTTTCAAAATGtgcatttttcaaaaaatataaccaaacatcattttttttaaaatgtacattttttaaaaaataaaaatgaaaaacatgTAAATCAAATACATCCTAAGGTTCGTACGCTTTTAAAATGTATAAAAgtcattaaaaataatttaaaatctaaaattgaATACACCCTGTGAAATAATTGAGGATGGGTGATTATTCAAAAAGCTCCCCACCTCACCTTAGAGTCAACTTCTACTTTTGCAAAAAGTTAAGATGTTCATAGTATGGGAAGTCGGACGTCTCCGTTGAAACACACACTGAAGTGGAAAAAGTGTGACAGATTTATAAGTGGAAAATGTAGGCCCCTTCTAATGAATGCGTTTCTAAGTGAACCAACTGTGAGATAGTGGGCAATTTGTCACCTGGTTCGATTAGGGCATTGCAATAAGAGAGCTTGATCCAGGATCAAAACCAGGTGAATTGCTTTTGATGTGAGTTGCTGAGACGAATGCCGTGAAGACGACGATGCTTCTCCCTTTGCCAAACTACTTTCTCTTTATTGATTGCCATGAATTCCTGTCTACGCTCTCTCACATTAATACAACAATCAGATTCAAGTAGAAAATGTACACAGCCTGATTCAGAGATTAGATAGCGTGGTGTATACATGAACCATTTGAACTGCTGCTATTGTGAACGCCAACAAAGACATTGGAGTAGGACTTGGTGAGGTAGCAAAAGTTGGCGACCGGAGGCAGCGTCGCCACTCTTTCTCCTTTCTTGAGCAGCTCCGGCAGGTCGATCCTCTGCAGCATCAGTACCGACTTCGACTCCTTCCACACGAACGCGAGCAGCCCGTTCTGGAGCACGAACAAGGCGCCGGGCTTGCATCCAGGGTACCGGAATCCGTACCCACCGGCGATTCCCTCCCCGGTGTAACTCTGCTTCACTTCCATCTCACCGTCGTTGTCCCACGGGAATGCATCCGACGATGCCTCGTCGACCTTAGCCACGAACATTGCGGAGCCATTGGGGTGAAGGACGTAGTGGGTGCCTTCCAGTAGCTTGGTGGCGACCAAAAGAGGCCGTCCCTCTTCTTCCTCGTAGGTGAGACGAAGGAAGAATAGAGCCTTCCCCGGCTTGTCCTGCGACGGCCGCGCCGGAGGCCAGCCGAAGGTGCCACCCCATAGCCCCGCGAGCTCGTGACCGGCGGTTGGGATCGGCATACGGAGTTTGTAGAGAGCGAACCAGTTGTCGTGCATGTCGGGCCACGCTCTGTACGTGGTCAACCTCATGTGCGCAGCTCGCAAGCTCAGACCGAGGCTGTCGCCGGGCATCAAGAACTGGTGCAGCGGCGGGTGCTTCTTGTGGGATGTCAAATCACGGGGATTCGACCTGGCGATGAATTGTTTGAATCCGTCTCTAAAGTACGCTGCCACGGAGAATAGGGCGTTTCGTTTGTAGTGGTGGTGGAGCTCATCTCCATTCGCAGCGCTTTTGTGCTGCGCCGAGCGTTCCTCCAATTGGTAGTCTTTCCAATCGATTCGCCCTCCGTTCAGCTGCTTGTGCATCTTGACGATCACAGACCGGCGATGGGCCAACTGCTCTGCGTTGTCACAATGATCGAATAGAGGAGCGGCGGTCAGATCCGGCGGGACATCGAGGGCGACTCTGCCAGCCACTCGGTCTAGAAGCCCGCGACGATCGCTGAATGGAAGTCGCGCGAATGGGATGAGCGGAGGAGGCAGTAGTGCTGCAGCGGGAGCAGAGGCCGTGTTGGTGTCACACCGGCGAAGTCGTCTCACAAAGGTGGGATCTTTGCTGTCGGCGATGGATGAGAAGATCCAGGATTGATGAAAGCCTGTCTCTTTGTGGCGGGCCTCGACCTCGAGGAGGAGGATGTTGCAGGAGGAGTCGATGGATCCGATGGAGCCGGGGAAGAGGGATTCCTCTCCGTTCTCGCCACGGCCATGGAGAAAGAAACAGGAGGGAGATCCATCGTCGTCGGCAAGGATCTCAAACACCGGCGCCCAAAGCAGAGGCCCCTCGTCGAGACCCAGCGGCCCGAGCTCCTGAGGTATGACGCGAACGCCGACGACGGAGAGGAATCCCCAGAGGACGCACACCACGTTGCCGAGCTCGGGGTTCTGGTGGACCCAAACGCCGAGTAGCGGCGCGACGGCGGCGAGGAAGCGGCAGAGGGCGCGGTAAGACCGCACGCCCTCGCGCCAGAGGGGGAGCGCATGCGGCGGCGGGCTGAGACGGCGGCACTGCGCAAGCCAGACCTTCTCGGAGGCGGCGATCGCCGGTCGGAGACCGCGGCAGCAAAGGCTCAGCGCGCAGAGATCGGCCGGACGGAGATGATCCGAGATGAGCGCAAGCACGTCGTCCGGCAGCGACAGGAAAAGACGGGAGCCGCAGTTCTCCATCCAAAGGCGGCCCCTTTCCATCGCCACGATCGCTATCTCAGGCTCCGAAGGACGCCGCAGCCATGAAGGCGGCGCCTCGCTCCCGATTCCTATGGAAACAGAGAAGAGAGGGCCAAATCCATCTTTGAAGAGGCATTTATTACCCTTACTATGCTGTGACGTTATGTAAGCAGAGAAATCGAGGCAAGTGGCGAAGATTAATTCTTTCTTCTCTCACCAGTAGTCTTGTCTGACCACGAGGTCCCATGACAAGCGCCCTGACAGACGCTTCTATCAATTGCGTGATGAGGTATCCATCGAATGCTCACACACAATCCACATGGGAGTGAGATGACGCCAGATCACTTTGACGTGCATTGTAACAGCGAGCTTTGCCGTCTTCTCTCCTTGATATACCTTGAATAATTGGAACAGACAGAATTGAGGTGAGGTTCCAACTTAGCTTAATTAATGGGATAAGAGAAGAGTTGTGAAATAAAAATCATGATGGAACTGGTAGTCCACCAGACCAATCATGAACTTCGCCAACAATTATTTGCACGCCATCTTCCATTGACTGGATCATCGTCCACTGCAGTCATTTTCTGATCTGCAAGACGAGAAGAAGATAGGTTTGAAAATAAATGTAGGAACTAGGAAGAATCTTTATGGCTGAATAATTTAAAGTGCTAATTAATCCAACAATAACGAGGCAGATCGCATCATGTGAAAATAAATCTGATGAGATCAGACAGACGATCAACATATTACTATCTTAGAAGCATTTTaacacatttattttttttttaaagaaggtAAAAAAATAACACAATGGCAAAGCTGATGGTTGACAAGTTTGAAGATCACTCTGAATCCCGGCATCTTCTAATACTCCAACGACGAAAGGTTTGATTGAAACAAATTTCTTATAATATCCCAAATTCGAAATTGCCAAATGTGAGTATGAAGGGAGTTGTTAAGAAGGAACCTAATGAGTTGATATTAGTAATAAAGTCGGCAAAGTCTATCAAAACTTTCACTACTAACCAGGATTTTTTGCTTGTATGCTCAGCGTCTATCAAACGATGCTGGCTTTCTTTCGTCCAGTTAGAACTTGAGCAGTTGGATTAAGCTTCTCTGCTCCTGTTGTCGAAGCCAACTTTTGCCTCTTCGACTTCTCTTCACTGCGAGCCTGTCAATTCCCCTAAAAACGCCAAAATGAGATTCTAAAAGCACTTGCAGAGAATAAGAAATAGCCTTTTAAGAACAAAAGTTGGCatattaaatttggaattatGACCTTATGCTGCCTGTAAAGTGCGCTTCTCCTTCCTTTTGCTCTGTAAATGGCATCTTTAAGTCTAACATTATCCATGTAGCCACTAAGGCCATAATTCTGCAAGCTGGAATTTTGGATTAATATGAAAACAGAAAATCAAGTTGATGAAATGAGCTAACAAAAAATATAAAGGAAAGGCGAAAGAAAATGGCTAGGTAATTGAATCTTCTTAACAACCACCAATCAGGATCACCATCTTGAAATAAGAAGACTTCAAAGAAATATGCTAATCAACAATCTTTAAGTTCATGAAAGGAACAaagaaaaaaagtaaaaaagaaaaaactGATATCAAAGAAATGATTTCCCCAATACGATCAGTAGTTATCAAAAGGAGATTTTTAAAGACAAATAGTAATCGTAGGAGATCAGATCAAGAGATGTTGGAATATTAGCTTACCTCTACATAGAGCTTTCTGCAGCGAGGGCCCTTATCTTTTGACCATTccctgaaaataaaatattgattaagATATTTGCAAATATAGTTTCTCTACCATATCTATGGCTTTGGTTAAAATTAAGTTAACATTGTCTTAGACTTCATATGGAAGctcaaaaaattaaagaaaacagTTGTACCTCAACATACAAATCATAGAGATATGTCTTATAACACAGTGCTCATgacaaatttttcttttgaagATCTTGCTCCATCGTTACTGATTTCCTGAAAAGCATCAGTTGAACCATCTTGTTGCTTGGTCAACTATTAAGAAAACATCAGAAAAAATAAAAACAGTAACTATTGTTACCCTATTAGTTTATCTCAGGCAAATAAACATCAGATAGCATACCCTGAAACTTAGAGCATAGTTACTATAACAAAGCCAAAATCTACCTACTAATTCGGCTGAGAAAAAGGGGCTCTGATGATCTCATTAACTTCCTTTTTTATTTGTTGAAACCTATCAGCAGTTTGTTGTTTCGCTAAAGCACCAGATGCAACCATCTCTCTAATATTTCTCtacagaaaagaaaaaaaatagaataaagaaACAGCAAAGTTGGGAAAAGTAAATAACACTTCAAAAAAGATATCCAAGATTCCTTGACAATGCACGAGAGAATATCATCGTCTCTTGCAGTTAATGCAATGGCATGCTTCTGATGGCATTGTGTCTTGAAGTCCAGTCCCATAGAGTTTGAAACAACCCAAACAGAAACAGTAGAAGTATACAATGGCTCAATGTTCATTTTTGGAGGTTTCAGTTAATCTTGATATTATTTGTTTTCTACCTAAAGCATTGTTTTGATTTGATTTGTGCAAGTTCTCAATGGCCCGAACTCAAGCTTCATTAGAGATCAGGAACCAAGTTAAATCTCCTTTTTCTTAGGTTATTAATGCTGTAATAATATGACAATTAAAACTACGCTTGAAAGTGGGAAAATAGATAACCAACACAACTAGGAATACACTCAATTACATTCATCATGGAGGAGGAATGGGATGACTTACACACACAACAAGGAACACGTAATATTTGAAAATCATGAAATTCACAaggtccaaaaaaaaaaacaaaaataaaaacaagataGACCAGATTATTTTACTTAATAAAAGTAGATCCGCTATCATAACGGTCTCCCCTAATGTCGGCCCCATGAATATTGATAAGGAACCTTGTAAacggatcgccttgaaattcagcttggggaagtgtattgacgccacactcaagcaagatgagaaggtgagtgataagttatggggtttgatcgccacaagttgccttgataagatcggaattagttctttgcctaagaactagaaggaagctctcaccaaagagaaacttaaattttcattcaaacttacttgattttccataccagagttctcctatttaacatccttTAAGATCCACTAtacactaattatgcaataaatatcatgcttgcatgcatggtatttattatccactaatgaaaccactaatccctaatactagcttaatgcaaccatgcatgcatggtatttattatactagcttaggaactcttaaaaatgcattaaaaacccacaaaggacatcaaaagtcactttagaaaaaaaaaacccaaaaatgcatacgaaaatggtcctcatgtttgtccaatttcactttcaatttgaaggaatgtgatccatttagttgttgcctcccttgtgcattgatcctccttttccttgagccccattattaagccttccaaagcttgcttcattctcttagtcttggacctcgtcatgggtcccccaattcccttcaatgcctcttcttggctcacatcattccctccttctttaggtgaattcgtcctcaaatttaggtcttcatcacctacatcaaaaggactcaaatcagccacattaaatgttgcactaacaccatactcaccggacaaatcaattttgtaagcattgtcattaattctttccaacacttggaatgaCCCATCgcctcttggttgaagctttgatttcctttgggtaggaaaccgttccttcctcatatgaacccacacccaatcaccaagttcaaggacaactctttttctccctttattggctcgatttgcatattgctccattttcttctcaatttgagctttaacttgctcatgaagcttcttcacatattctgcctttattttgccatccttgtgaactaaagaagaagtgttaggtaaaggaagcaaatcaagaggtgttagtggattgaacccataagcaatctcaaaaggagaaaattgagtagtagaatggaccgccctattataaacaaattcaacatgaggtaaacattcttcccaagatttaatgttcttcttaataattgctctaagaagagtagaaagtgtcctatttaccacctcagtctggccgtcaatttgtgggtggcatgtggtggagaaaagaagctttgttcccagcttgttccataaggtcctccaaaaatggcttaaaaatttggtgtcacgatctgaaacaatgctcctaggcatgccatgaagtcttaccacctctttgaaaaacaaatctgccacatgagttgcatcatccactttgtggcaagGAATGAAGTGTGTtatcttggagaatctatcaactaccacaaaaataGAGTCCATACCTTTTTGAGTACGTGatagccctaaaacaaaatccatagacaagtcagtccaaggaaaattaggaataggcaaaggcgtgtaaagtccatgaggtaatgtcttatattttgcttttctacacacaatgcatcgtgcacaaaatttctgcacatcgtgtttcatgtgtgaccaatgaaaatgttcaagcagcatttctaaggtcttttgaaccccaaagtgtcccattaaacccccctcatgtgcttccctaactagcaatttacgcatggatcctctaggcacacaaagtatgttattcttaaacaagtagttgtcatgcctaacaaacccattttgtgatttcttttcacacgcagcatataattgggaaaactcattatcatgtacatacaattccttaatatgttcaaagccaagcaatttagtttcaagtgtagctaacaagttataccttcttgaaagtgcatctgctacaacatttacctttccttgcttatgcttaatcacaaaaggaaattgttcaagaaatttgACACATTTagcatgccttttgttgagcttcccttgccctttcaaatacttcaaagattcatgatcactatgaatgataaattctttaggcaaaagataatgctgccatgTTTGCAATGCTCAAACAAGTGCATACAATTTCCACTTAGTGAGAAACTAAGTGGCGCCacttagtttctcactaaaatatgcaatgggatgaccatcttgaagtaaaacaaccccaatacccacatgagatgcatcacattcaatttcaaatgatttggaaaaatcaggtaaagcaagaataggtgcatgtgtgagtttatccttaagtgtttgaaatgcattttcttgattctctccccatctaaaacccgtatttttcttaacaatttcatttaggggtgttgccactgtgctgaaatccttcacaaacctcctatagaaacttgccaacccatggaagctcctaacctcactcacagttttaggagttgaccaatctctaatggccttaactttcccttcatcaacctgcactcctttagaacttatgacaaaatcaagaaaaaccacatgattagtgcaaaaagaacacttttccaagttagcatatagtttttcctttctaaggacatgcaagacagattggagatgtgcaatatgctcaacaaaactcttggaatataccaaaatatcatcaaagtatactaccataaatttttcaaaaaattctcgtaagacatggttcataagcctcataaaagtgcttggtgcattagttaacccaaaaggcattatcaaccattcatacaatccatatttggttttgaacgctattttccattcatccccttcccttatcctaatttgatggtacccacttttcaaatcaattttagaaaagaagcaagcaccatgcaattcatcaagcaaatcatcaagtctaaggataggatgtctataccgaattATGATGTTGTTAATGGCTCTACAatcagtgcacatcctccatgatccatcctttttaggcaccagAATTACAGGTAcagcacaaggacttaaactttctctgacccatcctttttgcaataactcctctACTTGATTATGTATttcctttgtttcttgagggttgctcctataagctggcctattgggcagagaagcgccaggaataaggtctatttggtgttcaatcccCCTCATTGGAGGCAAACCGTGAGAtacttccttgggaaacacattctcaaaatcctgcaaaataacaacaacatcactaggcaaggagttagtattagattccaagcaagtttccttgcacaaaagaagaaatataggctACCTTGTTAAATAAGTTTTCTTTGCCTCACTTccttttgtaaacaaattttctatttttctctctttcttttcctcattctctcttttcttttgaattttgtcctcaaaatcaagtattttctttttcacacactctttctttttcttaagctctcgctcttctttttctcttttctctctcatttttatttgatcctcacaaacctccttaggtgataacggtacaagtgtgactttgcgagaattgtggacaaaagagaacttgttggagaatccatcatggtgagctcgcctatcaaactgccaaggtcttccaagaagaatgtggcttgcctccataggcacaatatcacatagaacttgatcttcatatttgtcaatggagaaattaatcaacacttgctggttcactaccaattcaccactattacttaaccattggagtttatatggtcttgcatgtggtgtagtcttaaggttgagtttggtgaccaacttagtgcttgccacattggtacaacttctgccatcaatgatcatagagcatgtcttaccttgaataaggcagcgggtatgaaaaatattttctctttggtcctcctcatgctccttggcttggcttcccaataatctcctaaccaccaagagatctccatcttgctcataggctgctccatcattttcctcatcgcttgaggaagaggaatgagaagaaatttcttcactagagatactcccattatccctcaccaccatagtcttcttattcgggcattcagatgcaatatgacattttcccaaacacctaaaacacttgatatccctactcttagaagtggaagaagaggtagtaggaataggcttcttagtgcttgctgcctccttagaatttaaagaagaaccctccttctttggcttgtccttccaacttgaagagtagtttggagaagaggatttcttcataacgccctttctctttaattgttgctctattttcattgcttgatgcactaagtcatcaagctccacataatgttgtaacaccacaatgtctccaatatctcggtttaggccatggagaaaccgagccatggtagcttccctatcctccacaatattggccctaatcaaagccacctccatcttcttgtagtaatcatccacactcctactcccttgggtgagtctttgcaatttgttgtgcaattccttgtggtagtgggaaggcacaaatctccttctcatcaaagtcttcatttcgtcccaagtgttgataggatgctctccataccttcttctctccttttgcaattgatcccaccaaattaaggcataatcgatgaactcaagggcagccacctttactttctttgcatcattgtaattgtggcatgagaagatttgctctattttcatctcccactcaagatatgtttcggggtcattcctcccttggaaggaaggtatctggactttcacacctcctagatcatcttctcgtctatggtctctacctcctctctcacgtcttcttcccccttcatgcctccttctttctcttggtgaatcatagaatgAGTCACTTTGACGagattcttcatgattagaattgcccccacggTTGGAAACgttttctccttcaagtcggtccatcctttcgtgtatttcttcaagttgtctttgaagcattctttcaaattgttgagtaagtgcctccatttgaagcctattaagatctcgcctaagggaatgaggtgatttttccccactcatgcttgcaaaaaaaaagaagatgacaaggaaaattacaaaagaaatgttagacggacctcaccactctactcacgtggttgcactcaaatttatccactcagcttcctttataagatcttaaggaaagaaccttatcaatgtctttctcaagacagcaagtatacaatcaagtgaacaagaaaccaacaagagaaatatgagtagaacaagagaaataaacggataaaatgagaaattcagcaacgatcaagagcaatgaaaggaatatctttgaattcaaatttcacaaagaaagaatattgagtcctttcaattctcaaatcctccttttttttcttttttttttttaatcagaaaccaatgactaatgattcctcttttttttctgaattctcctttttttttttgagttgaggacccaaatagtAAATAGAAATTTACGACAGATAAGGACAaagagatcaacaaagatggacaagaacaaagatgaaaacaagacacaaacatgaaaatcaaggagccaaggctctgataccaaatgataaggAACCTtataaatggatcgccttgaaatttagcttggggaagggtattgacgccacactcaagcaagatgagaaggtgagtgataagtcataggatttgatcgccacaagttgccttgataagatcggaattagttctttgcctaagaactagaaggaagctctcaccaaagagaaactaaaattttcattcaaacttacttgattttccatacaagagttctcctatttaacatcccttaagatccactatgcactaattatgcaataaatatcatgcttgcatgcatggtatttattatccgCTAATcactaatactagcttaatgcaaccatgcatgcatggtatttattatactagcttaggaactctcaaaaatgcattaaaaacc from Zingiber officinale cultivar Zhangliang chromosome 4A, Zo_v1.1, whole genome shotgun sequence includes the following:
- the LOC121970110 gene encoding F-box protein At5g39450-like, which translates into the protein MERGRLWMENCGSRLFLSLPDDVLALISDHLRPADLCALSLCCRGLRPAIAASEKVWLAQCRRLSPPPHALPLWREGVRSYRALCRFLAAVAPLLGVWVHQNPELGNVVCVLWGFLSVVGVRVIPQELGPLGLDEGPLLWAPVFEILADDDGSPSCFFLHGRGENGEESLFPGSIGSIDSSCNILLLEVEARHKETGFHQSWIFSSIADSKDPTFVRRLRRCDTNTASAPAAALLPPPLIPFARLPFSDRRGLLDRVAGRVALDVPPDLTAAPLFDHCDNAEQLAHRRSVIVKMHKQLNGGRIDWKDYQLEERSAQHKSAANGDELHHHYKRNALFSVAAYFRDGFKQFIARSNPRDLTSHKKHPPLHQFLMPGDSLGLSLRAAHMRLTTYRAWPDMHDNWFALYKLRMPIPTAGHELAGLWGGTFGWPPARPSQDKPGKALFFLRLTYEEEEGRPLLVATKLLEGTHYVLHPNGSAMFVAKVDEASSDAFPWDNDGEMEVKQSYTGEGIAGGYGFRYPGCKPGALFVLQNGLLAFVWKESKSVLMLQRIDLPELLKKGERVATLPPVANFCYLTKSYSNVFVGVHNSSSSNGSCIHHAI